One genomic region from Jilunia laotingensis encodes:
- a CDS encoding AraC family transcriptional regulator has product MKHEYTTKLKGRLVLTDAYHADESLQTEKSLYRFIWVREGNITLEIDHQEVPLAKNEVISLTNLQHLEFKSIDGEYLTLLFNGNFYCIYGNDHEVSCSGFLFNGSSNVIRFILDEEEQKILNEIVEALKREFTVSDSLQEEMLRIQLKRFIIQATRIARRRLNITQEKEYTFEVIRQFYILVDTHFREKKQVQDYADLLHKSPKTLSNIFSTCKLPSPLRVIHERVEAEAKRLLLYSTKSSKEIADLLGFEDQSSFSRFFKNMTGQSTVQFRNEAEGKN; this is encoded by the coding sequence ATGAAACACGAATATACTACTAAGCTAAAGGGTAGGCTCGTGCTAACCGATGCCTACCATGCAGACGAAAGCCTGCAAACAGAAAAGAGCCTTTACAGATTTATCTGGGTAAGGGAAGGGAACATTACACTAGAAATCGACCATCAGGAGGTGCCTTTGGCTAAAAACGAAGTGATCTCCCTGACAAATCTTCAACATCTGGAGTTTAAATCGATCGACGGTGAATACTTGACGCTATTGTTTAATGGAAACTTCTATTGCATCTATGGCAATGACCATGAAGTTTCCTGTAGCGGATTTCTTTTCAATGGTTCTTCAAATGTCATCCGCTTCATATTGGATGAAGAAGAACAAAAGATTTTGAATGAAATCGTTGAAGCACTGAAAAGGGAATTTACCGTATCGGACAGTCTGCAAGAAGAGATGCTGAGGATTCAGCTCAAACGTTTCATTATCCAGGCTACCCGTATAGCTCGTCGTCGACTCAACATCACACAAGAGAAAGAATACACTTTCGAAGTAATCCGCCAATTCTATATCTTGGTCGATACCCACTTCCGGGAAAAAAAGCAGGTACAGGACTATGCCGACCTTTTGCATAAATCTCCTAAAACACTATCGAATATATTCTCTACCTGCAAACTACCCTCTCCCTTGCGGGTCATTCATGAACGGGTGGAAGCAGAAGCTAAACGCCTGTTGCTCTATAGCACTAAAAGTTCGAAAGAGATTGCCGATCTACTGGGATTTGAAGACCAATCATCTTTCAGCCGATTCTTTAAAAACATGACGGGACAAAGTACTGTCCAGTTCCGAAACGAGGCCGAAGGGAAGAATTGA
- a CDS encoding cytidine deaminase, translating into MKDLILTSIIKVYQFDELSPTDQNLMKTAMDATVRSYAPYSRFSVGAAALLANGIVITGTNQENAAYPSGLCAERITLFYANSQYPDQPVMTLAIAARTEKDFIDLPIPPCGACRQVILETEKRYKQPIRILLYGKKEIYEVKSICDLLPLSFDASAME; encoded by the coding sequence ATGAAAGACTTAATCCTGACCTCCATTATCAAAGTATATCAGTTCGACGAGCTTAGTCCTACCGACCAAAACTTGATGAAAACCGCCATGGATGCTACAGTACGTAGTTATGCCCCGTATTCCCGCTTTTCCGTAGGCGCTGCGGCTCTGCTTGCCAATGGCATCGTAATAACCGGAACGAATCAGGAGAATGCCGCTTATCCATCAGGGCTATGTGCCGAACGTATCACATTGTTTTATGCCAACTCCCAGTATCCCGACCAACCGGTAATGACTCTCGCCATCGCCGCCCGTACCGAAAAGGATTTCATCGATTTGCCTATTCCCCCTTGCGGTGCCTGTCGTCAAGTGATTCTGGAAACTGAAAAACGCTATAAGCAACCCATCCGTATCTTACTCTACGGAAAAAAAGAGATATACGAAGTAAAGAGCATCTGCGACTTACTACCACTTTCATTTGATGCTTCGGCAATGGAATAA
- a CDS encoding glucosaminidase domain-containing protein, translating into MDNRLFKLIALTVVLISSVSAQAQRRNSRYVDYINKYKDLAIEQMKVHKIPASITLAQGLLESGAGMSELARKSNNHFGIKCGGNWRGRTVRHDDDARNECFRAYKSPKDSYDDHSQFLTKGARYAFLFKLEIRDYKGWARGLKKAGYATDPSYANRLITIIEDYDLYKYDAKGVYSKRKLRKHPWLLNPHPVYIANEIAYVVARDGDTFQELGDEFHISWKKLVKYNDLHRDYELTQGDIIYLKAKKKKAPKQYNVYIVKDGDSMHTISQKYGIRLKNLYKMNRKDGDYIPEVGDRLRLR; encoded by the coding sequence ATGGATAATAGACTATTCAAACTGATCGCGCTTACCGTTGTGCTGATATCCTCTGTGAGTGCGCAAGCGCAGCGCCGGAATTCACGTTATGTAGACTATATAAATAAGTATAAAGACCTTGCTATCGAACAGATGAAGGTACATAAAATTCCGGCTAGTATCACATTGGCGCAAGGTTTGCTTGAAAGTGGTGCGGGGATGAGTGAACTGGCGCGTAAAAGTAACAATCACTTCGGTATAAAATGCGGAGGAAACTGGAGGGGACGTACGGTACGTCATGACGATGATGCCCGCAATGAATGTTTCCGGGCTTATAAAAGTCCCAAGGATTCTTATGATGACCACTCGCAGTTTCTGACCAAGGGGGCACGCTATGCATTCCTTTTCAAATTGGAAATCCGGGACTATAAAGGTTGGGCTCGCGGACTGAAAAAGGCAGGATATGCTACCGACCCTTCGTATGCCAATCGTTTGATAACGATTATCGAAGATTATGATTTATACAAGTATGATGCGAAAGGTGTATATTCGAAACGTAAGTTGCGCAAGCATCCTTGGTTGCTAAATCCGCATCCGGTTTACATTGCCAATGAAATTGCCTACGTGGTGGCTCGTGACGGAGATACTTTCCAGGAATTGGGAGATGAATTCCACATCAGTTGGAAGAAGCTGGTGAAATACAATGACCTTCACCGTGATTATGAATTGACCCAGGGAGATATTATTTATCTGAAAGCTAAGAAGAAGAAAGCACCGAAACAGTATAATGTATATATCGTGAAGGACGGGGATTCTATGCATACAATTTCTCAGAAGTATGGTATCCGATTAAAGAATCTATATAAGATGAACCGGAAGGACGGTGATTATATCCCCGAAGTGGGAGACAGGCTCAGGTTGAGATAG
- a CDS encoding efflux RND transporter periplasmic adaptor subunit gives MDREIPKETRNKERNKKVIRFSAIGVISIVMISVLISLMRTGVQKKDLVLSTVDQGTIEVSVSASGKVAPAFEEIINSPINSRIVEVYRRGGDSVEVGTPILKLDLQSTETEYKKLLDEEQMRRYKLDQLRVNNQTKLSDMAMQIKISAMKLNRMKVELRNEHYLDSLGAGTTDKVRQAELSYNVAQLEYEQLKQQYNNEKEVAAAELQVQELDFNIFRKSLAEMKRTLDDAQIRSPRKAILTYINNQVGAQVPQGGQVAIISDLSHFKVEGEIADTYGDRVAAGGKAIVKVGSEKLEGVISSVTPLSKNGVISFSVQLVDDNNKRLRSGLKTDVYVMNAVKEDVMRIANASYYVGRGEYELFVMTSDDEIVKRKVQLGDSNFEFVEVISGLQPGDRIVVSDMSQYRNKTKLKVK, from the coding sequence ATGGACAGAGAAATTCCAAAAGAGACACGCAACAAGGAGCGTAATAAAAAGGTTATCCGTTTTTCGGCTATCGGTGTCATCAGTATCGTAATGATCAGTGTGCTTATTTCATTGATGAGGACTGGGGTACAAAAGAAAGATTTAGTATTGTCTACCGTAGACCAAGGTACGATTGAAGTTAGCGTCAGCGCTTCCGGCAAAGTAGCACCGGCTTTTGAAGAGATTATCAATTCTCCGATCAATAGCCGTATTGTAGAAGTGTATCGCCGTGGTGGTGATAGTGTGGAAGTTGGTACTCCGATCTTAAAACTTGACTTGCAAAGTACGGAAACAGAATACAAGAAGTTATTGGACGAGGAACAGATGAGGCGATATAAATTAGACCAGCTTCGCGTTAACAACCAGACTAAACTTTCGGATATGGCTATGCAGATAAAAATATCTGCCATGAAATTGAACCGTATGAAGGTTGAATTACGGAATGAACATTATCTGGATAGCCTTGGTGCCGGTACGACTGATAAAGTACGGCAAGCTGAACTTAGTTATAACGTGGCACAATTGGAATATGAGCAACTCAAACAACAATATAATAATGAAAAAGAGGTTGCTGCTGCTGAACTACAAGTGCAGGAACTCGATTTCAACATCTTCCGGAAAAGTCTTGCGGAGATGAAACGTACATTGGACGATGCGCAGATACGTTCACCGCGTAAGGCCATTCTTACTTATATTAATAACCAAGTGGGTGCCCAGGTTCCCCAAGGCGGACAGGTTGCCATTATTTCCGATCTGAGTCATTTCAAGGTGGAAGGCGAAATTGCCGACACCTATGGGGATCGGGTTGCTGCCGGTGGCAAAGCTATAGTCAAAGTTGGGAGTGAGAAATTGGAAGGTGTGATCAGTAGTGTGACACCGTTATCTAAGAATGGAGTTATCTCTTTTTCCGTGCAATTGGTTGATGATAATAATAAGCGTTTACGTTCAGGCTTGAAGACGGATGTATATGTGATGAATGCGGTAAAAGAAGATGTGATGCGTATTGCCAATGCATCTTACTATGTGGGACGTGGCGAATACGAACTGTTTGTGATGACTTCTGACGATGAAATAGTAAAACGAAAAGTACAGCTTGGCGATTCCAACTTTGAATTCGTGGAGGTCATCAGTGGTCTTCAACCGGGAGATAGAATCGTGGTCAGCGATATGAGCCAGTATCGGAATAAGACTAAACTGAAGGTAAAATAA
- a CDS encoding ABC transporter permease — MIKLYIKQAWHMLKEEKLFSVLYVVGTALAITMTMIISIMYYIRLAPVYPETGRNLTLVVKSGSLVSESGQSSSAISYNILNEWLYPLKGVEAVTGTFGEPSDEDDFVQPADGGEEIPAFVRYTDENFFRVFTFTFLDGSPFSKADRLSGLQKAVISDDFARQLFGSAENVVGKHISLNFTDVQIVGVVKGASFLTPVSYAQLYLPYTTVDGYEKSWSWPLGYYEAYIKVKDRANIALVKEQVHELVRKYNTSGKNSDGHLDIQDQPEMYWQSTFHVWSNVGVDWTTVMTYFVLIFMVLLFVPALNLSGMISHRMECRLPEMGVRKAFGANRRGLLGQVMWENLLLSLLGGLLGLVLAWLSLYFSGGAVFSMLDTFPDPLPEGIKVSYGVDMLFAPMVFVVALLFCIAMNLLSALIPAIRSLRKNIVYSLNEKR, encoded by the coding sequence ATGATAAAACTTTATATCAAACAGGCTTGGCATATGCTGAAGGAGGAGAAACTTTTTAGCGTGCTTTATGTGGTAGGAACAGCGCTTGCTATTACCATGACGATGATTATTTCTATTATGTATTACATACGTTTAGCTCCGGTTTACCCGGAGACGGGACGTAATCTTACATTAGTTGTTAAGTCAGGAAGTCTTGTATCGGAAAGTGGGCAAAGTTCTTCAGCGATCAGTTACAACATTCTCAATGAATGGCTTTATCCCCTTAAAGGAGTGGAAGCAGTTACCGGTACGTTTGGAGAGCCTTCGGATGAGGACGATTTTGTTCAACCGGCTGATGGAGGGGAAGAAATTCCTGCTTTTGTGAGATATACGGATGAGAATTTCTTTCGCGTATTTACATTTACTTTTCTGGATGGATCTCCTTTTTCGAAAGCCGATCGTCTAAGTGGTCTACAGAAAGCGGTTATATCAGATGACTTTGCTAGGCAATTATTTGGTTCTGCCGAAAATGTGGTTGGGAAACATATTTCGTTGAACTTTACAGATGTTCAGATTGTAGGAGTAGTAAAGGGAGCAAGTTTCCTCACCCCTGTTTCTTATGCACAATTATATTTACCATATACTACTGTGGATGGCTATGAAAAAAGTTGGTCATGGCCTTTAGGTTATTACGAAGCTTATATCAAAGTCAAAGATCGTGCTAATATAGCATTGGTAAAAGAGCAGGTACATGAGTTAGTACGTAAATATAACACTTCTGGAAAAAACAGTGACGGTCATTTAGATATTCAGGATCAACCGGAAATGTATTGGCAAAGTACTTTTCATGTATGGAGTAATGTAGGTGTGGATTGGACTACTGTAATGACTTATTTTGTACTCATATTCATGGTTTTACTTTTTGTTCCTGCGCTTAATTTGAGTGGTATGATTTCTCATCGTATGGAGTGCCGATTACCCGAGATGGGGGTTCGTAAAGCATTTGGGGCCAATCGTCGGGGCCTATTGGGACAAGTGATGTGGGAAAATCTGTTATTATCTCTTTTGGGTGGTTTGCTGGGGTTGGTTTTGGCCTGGTTATCCCTCTATTTTTCGGGTGGTGCAGTTTTTAGTATGTTGGATACTTTTCCCGATCCTCTTCCGGAAGGAATAAAAGTATCGTATGGTGTAGATATGTTGTTTGCTCCAATGGTATTTGTTGTTGCTCTGCTTTTTTGTATCGCTATGAATCTATTGTCAGCGTTGATACCGGCCATCCGTTCGTTGCGTAAGAATATAGTGTATTCATTAAATGAAAAAAGATAG
- a CDS encoding ABC transporter permease has translation MIRLILKNLWARRRRNIWLFGELILVSILTWIMVDPMVVMTYNRNLPLGYDTNGLYMLNLGTIPLQSADDDEEEDDSIHRMNNLFRILDDVRRYEGVQSATPVVSFSYPNSPGTYGNTLKYDSLSVGVRGMFFLPHTCFFETYGIKGLGGHTARQLDERDYEQNDIICTQNMSDQFFPGMELTGKKLYSSYISDTIPYRVVGVVDNIRYRSFEQPLPVFFKVMDADDDDNDPADSKIVFRLQEGISESRFLHEFRSYMTTHLKFGNLFVRSVVSYDDHIKDMEYGYGVTNTYRMNTVLCLFFLINLVLGVTGTFWLQTRSRCEEVGVMLSYGANPSHIIRMLLGEGAVLATIAVVIGCFIYLQYGLSEGLYTMGEPFGNYWINDFTYHFVAVSVIVYIVIVAVVLLGVYIPARKISRILPTEALRDE, from the coding sequence ATGATACGATTGATTTTAAAGAATCTTTGGGCGCGCCGCCGCCGTAATATTTGGTTATTTGGTGAACTTATTCTGGTAAGTATACTGACTTGGATTATGGTAGATCCGATGGTTGTGATGACATATAATCGAAATCTACCTTTAGGATACGATACTAATGGATTGTATATGCTTAATCTTGGAACTATCCCATTACAGTCTGCGGATGATGATGAAGAGGAAGACGATTCCATACATAGGATGAATAATCTTTTTCGCATTTTAGATGACGTACGTCGTTATGAAGGAGTTCAAAGTGCCACTCCGGTTGTTAGCTTTTCTTATCCTAATTCTCCAGGTACATATGGAAACACACTTAAATATGATTCATTATCGGTTGGGGTACGAGGAATGTTTTTTCTACCGCATACCTGTTTTTTTGAGACTTATGGAATTAAGGGGTTAGGAGGCCATACAGCACGGCAACTGGATGAAAGGGATTATGAACAAAATGATATAATTTGTACGCAGAATATGTCGGACCAATTTTTCCCGGGTATGGAACTTACTGGAAAGAAATTATATTCAAGTTACATTAGTGATACTATTCCTTATCGAGTAGTAGGAGTGGTAGATAATATACGGTATCGTTCTTTTGAACAACCTCTTCCTGTATTCTTTAAAGTTATGGATGCTGACGATGATGATAACGATCCTGCTGATTCTAAGATCGTGTTTCGTTTGCAAGAGGGTATTTCAGAGAGTCGTTTTCTCCATGAATTCCGGTCTTATATGACTACACATTTAAAATTTGGCAATCTGTTTGTACGAAGTGTCGTTTCGTATGACGATCATATTAAAGACATGGAATATGGCTATGGAGTGACCAATACTTATCGGATGAATACGGTACTTTGCTTATTTTTCCTCATTAACTTGGTACTTGGTGTCACCGGAACATTTTGGTTACAGACCAGAAGCCGTTGTGAAGAAGTAGGAGTAATGTTGTCTTATGGTGCTAATCCATCGCATATTATACGCATGTTATTAGGGGAAGGGGCTGTATTGGCTACTATAGCTGTAGTTATCGGTTGTTTCATTTATTTGCAATACGGACTTTCAGAAGGATTATATACGATGGGAGAACCTTTTGGGAATTACTGGATAAATGATTTTACTTATCATTTTGTGGCTGTTTCTGTGATTGTTTATATTGTCATCGTGGCAGTAGTTTTGTTGGGAGTATATATTCCGGCTCGGAAAATCAGCCGGATATTACCAACCGAAGCATTGCGAGATGAATAA
- a CDS encoding ABC transporter ATP-binding protein, whose amino-acid sequence MIKLTAIDKIYRTNEIETVALENVNLEVNRGEFLSIMGPSGCGKSTLLNIIGLLDAPTSGTIEIDGTRTEGMKDKELAAFRNQKLGFVFQSFHLINSLNVLDNVELPLLYRKVSAKERRRLAEEVLQKVGLSHRMRHMPTQLSGGQCQRVAIARAIVGNPEIILADEPTGNLDSKMGTEVMELLHRLNKEDGRTIVMVTHNEEQARQTSRTVRFFDGRQVE is encoded by the coding sequence ATGATTAAGTTAACTGCTATTGACAAGATTTATCGGACAAATGAGATCGAGACGGTTGCGCTTGAAAACGTAAACCTTGAGGTAAATAGGGGAGAATTCCTAAGTATTATGGGACCGTCAGGTTGCGGTAAATCCACGTTATTGAATATTATCGGATTACTTGACGCACCTACCAGTGGTACTATTGAAATAGACGGTACTCGTACGGAAGGAATGAAAGACAAAGAACTTGCGGCCTTCCGTAATCAAAAGTTGGGTTTTGTTTTCCAGTCTTTCCATCTGATTAATTCATTAAACGTATTAGATAATGTTGAATTGCCTTTATTATATAGAAAGGTGTCAGCCAAAGAACGTCGTCGTTTGGCTGAGGAGGTTTTGCAGAAAGTAGGATTGAGTCACCGTATGCGTCATATGCCGACACAGCTTTCGGGTGGTCAGTGTCAGCGCGTAGCCATTGCAAGAGCTATTGTTGGCAATCCTGAAATAATACTTGCCGATGAACCTACTGGTAATCTGGATTCTAAAATGGGGACTGAAGTAATGGAACTTTTACACCGGCTGAATAAAGAAGATGGTCGTACAATAGTGATGGTGACACATAATGAAGAACAAGCCAGACAAACATCCCGTACTGTGCGTTTTTTTGACGGTCGTCAGGTGGAATGA
- a CDS encoding ABC transporter permease produces the protein MIKQYFKQALAQLRQQPVISFVSVLGTALAIFLIMLVVMIQQVKVAPFSPESNRDRFLHVRFMSIANKSWGDGTSNGPMSVQTAKACFKSLTLPEAVTIYSIAAITTPASIPNAPAVSIDLRQTDDTFWTVFDFIFVNGKPYDEATFNSGLPVAVITESVARALFGSTEVSGRSFLLNHAPYTVAGVVKDVSTLASSAYGQVWIPYTSTNMATDTWSDNHMGMMSVTILARNNSDFTAIHDECEKARQQYNKILNDNGYELIYRNRPYDQEKQAIDFAANLEPDVKAERRQRIIIFVILLLVPAINLSSMTQSRLRQRVSEIGVRRAFGSTRMEMMGQIIMENLIVTVLAGMIGLLFSVLFAYIGNSLLFAQAYSLTLNTPEVSTSILLHPSTFMYALLFCFILNLLSSGIPAWRASRTSIVNALGGKTH, from the coding sequence ATGATCAAGCAATATTTTAAACAAGCATTAGCGCAATTACGTCAACAACCCGTTATTAGTTTCGTCAGCGTGTTGGGGACAGCTCTTGCTATATTCCTTATAATGCTGGTGGTAATGATACAACAGGTGAAAGTGGCTCCTTTCTCACCGGAAAGTAATCGTGACCGTTTTTTACATGTGCGGTTCATGAGCATTGCCAACAAAAGCTGGGGAGATGGTACCAGTAACGGTCCTATGAGTGTCCAAACAGCCAAAGCCTGTTTCAAATCTCTTACTTTGCCTGAAGCAGTTACCATCTATAGCATTGCGGCAATTACTACACCGGCATCAATTCCCAATGCTCCTGCGGTAAGTATAGATTTACGGCAGACCGATGACACTTTTTGGACGGTATTTGATTTTATTTTTGTGAATGGTAAACCTTATGATGAGGCTACATTTAATTCAGGACTTCCGGTTGCTGTAATTACGGAGAGTGTTGCTAGGGCCTTGTTTGGCAGTACTGAAGTTTCGGGACGTTCATTTTTACTTAATCACGCTCCTTACACGGTGGCAGGTGTTGTGAAAGATGTTTCTACATTAGCTTCATCTGCTTATGGACAAGTGTGGATACCTTATACCTCTACAAATATGGCTACAGACACTTGGAGTGATAATCACATGGGTATGATGAGTGTTACAATTCTGGCTCGTAATAACAGTGATTTCACTGCTATTCATGACGAATGTGAAAAGGCTCGACAGCAATATAATAAGATTTTGAATGATAATGGTTATGAGCTAATATACCGGAATCGGCCTTACGACCAGGAAAAGCAGGCCATTGACTTTGCAGCTAACTTAGAACCGGATGTCAAGGCTGAACGTAGACAACGGATTATTATTTTTGTAATTCTTTTATTAGTGCCGGCTATCAATCTCAGCAGTATGACACAAAGTCGATTGCGACAACGTGTATCTGAAATAGGGGTACGTCGCGCTTTTGGAAGTACCCGTATGGAGATGATGGGGCAGATAATCATGGAAAATCTGATAGTAACAGTGTTAGCGGGGATGATAGGATTATTGTTCAGTGTACTGTTTGCTTATATAGGGAATAGTTTACTTTTTGCTCAGGCATATAGTCTTACACTTAATACACCGGAAGTCAGTACTTCCATTTTGTTGCACCCTTCAACCTTTATGTATGCATTGCTTTTCTGCTTTATACTTAACCTGTTAAGTAGTGGTATCCCCGCTTGGAGAGCATCTCGTACAAGTATCGTAAACGCTTTGGGAGGTAAGACCCACTAA
- a CDS encoding ABC transporter permease: MNKKLFTQIKNEWHSNLWISIELLLVSVVMWYVVDYIYVQYRVYTEPHGFDISHCYLINMGELTDKSPDFIPNDSLMAEEINELFNRIAHRPEIEAASLSQSSHPYNRSNSGIDVRYDTLHSYNYVVRRYVTPDFIRVFRYQGARGETPEQLAEMLKDDRNILVSNNLFKEKYGIDLTSLVGKQFCLYGDTTNTFRLAASLQPVRYSDHEQAFDSYCVLHNLSHDSYDIHLELCVRVKEDQDVDFINRLKADSEKQLRVGNVFIADIRSFADIRRNFEQESRNNLRNYIFGMAFLLLNIFLGLLGTFWFRTQQRRGEIALYKALGGTNKTVFYRLLTEGVLLLVLATIPAVIIDWNLAYAEFNVRMNNTTLEIGRFIITSVTSFILILLMIIIGIGIPARKAMKIQPAEALREE; this comes from the coding sequence ATGAATAAGAAACTATTTACACAGATAAAAAACGAATGGCACTCTAATCTATGGATATCCATTGAGTTGTTATTAGTAAGTGTGGTGATGTGGTACGTTGTGGATTATATTTATGTACAATACAGAGTATATACAGAACCGCATGGATTCGATATTTCTCATTGTTACCTGATAAACATGGGGGAACTTACTGATAAAAGTCCTGATTTTATACCTAATGATTCGTTAATGGCTGAAGAGATCAATGAGCTATTCAACCGAATCGCTCACAGACCGGAAATAGAGGCTGCGAGTTTGTCGCAGAGTTCTCATCCTTATAATCGTAGCAATAGTGGGATTGATGTGCGGTATGATACTTTGCACTCTTATAATTATGTGGTTCGTCGTTATGTTACCCCTGATTTTATTCGGGTATTCCGCTATCAGGGAGCCCGTGGTGAGACTCCTGAACAATTGGCTGAGATGCTGAAAGATGATAGGAATATTTTGGTATCGAATAATCTGTTTAAGGAGAAATATGGAATCGATCTGACATCACTGGTGGGAAAACAATTTTGCCTGTATGGGGATACGACAAACACTTTCCGTTTGGCTGCTTCATTACAACCGGTTCGTTATTCGGATCATGAACAGGCTTTTGATTCTTATTGCGTGTTGCACAATCTTTCACATGATTCGTATGATATCCATCTGGAGTTATGCGTTCGTGTAAAAGAGGATCAAGATGTCGATTTTATTAACCGATTGAAAGCGGATAGTGAGAAACAGTTGCGGGTGGGGAATGTCTTTATTGCTGATATTCGTTCATTTGCCGATATCCGTCGTAATTTTGAACAAGAGTCGCGAAATAACCTCCGTAATTATATATTCGGTATGGCTTTTCTTTTACTGAATATTTTTTTAGGATTATTGGGCACTTTCTGGTTCCGTACACAGCAACGCCGTGGTGAGATTGCTTTGTACAAGGCATTGGGAGGTACGAACAAAACTGTTTTTTACCGTTTGCTGACCGAAGGAGTTTTGCTACTTGTTTTGGCTACTATACCAGCGGTCATTATTGACTGGAATCTGGCATATGCCGAGTTTAATGTCAGGATGAACAATACTACCCTTGAGATAGGACGTTTCATAATAACGTCTGTTACGTCCTTTATTCTTATCCTGTTGATGATTATTATCGGGATTGGCATTCCGGCACGCAAGGCTATGAAGATTCAGCCAGCCGAAGCTCTGCGTGAAGAATAG